From the Campylobacter volucris genome, the window TTTTTATTTTCTTCTGTTTTTATGCTGTCTAAAAGTTCATATTTATCTTCTATATTGTATTCTAATTGCTCTTGTGCTTTTTGTTCTTGTAATCTTACTTCTTCTTGAATTTGTTTTAATTTTTCTAGTTTTTCTTTTTCAAGCTGCTCTTGTTTTTGTAATTTTTCTTTTTCAAGTTTTTTCTTTTCTTTTATTTCTTGTTTGAGTTTTGCTTTTTGTTTTTGATTTTCTTTTATGTTTTGAATTTTTAAAGAAACATAAGCATTGCTTTTTGTAACTATTTTAGAAATTTGTTCAAATTGAAAAGATTTATTTTCAAGTTTTTCGTTAGGATTGACACTTTTTTCTTTTGCTATTGGTTTTTTTGAATTTATATTTTTATTTGCTTTTTGCTTGTTTTTTTTGAAAAAATTTAACTTGATTGAAAAAGGTTTTTTTTCTTCTAATTTTACATTGATCAAATCTTCTTTTAAATAAATTGATGATTGTTTTTTTGGTTTTTTTTCATATTCTTCGTCAAAATCTGTAAATTTAGGTCTTTTTTTACGATTAATCCTACTTTTTAATATACGATCACTTTCATTTAATTCATAATGATCCTCGTATGCTCTACCCTCTTTTATGGCTCTTGAGTATTTGAGCATTTTTTCTCGTATATTTTGTTTTTCTTTTAAAAAATCATCATTAGTCATAATTTACCTAAAATGAAAAATTCGCATCTTTGCACAACTTGATCTGCTATTGTATCTAACTTCTTCTTTGGAAGCACTTATAGCTTTTTTACTAAGAATCTTTCCAAGACTATGGTTTTTTCCACACTCACATCTAAAAGCTTTTTCATCACAAATACAATCTTTTTCCCATCTTTTAAAAGTATTTTTAACCAATCTATCTTCTAAGGAATGAAAGCAAATTATCGCAACTTTGCAATCTTTTAGCTTAGCCTTTTCAATACTATCAAGCAATCTTTTAAGTTCACCTAACTCATCATTAACTTCTATACGCAAAGCTTGAAACACAAGCAAAGCTAAACTTACATTGCGACCATGAAATTTAGCATCACCTATAATTTTGGCTAATTCTTTTGCACTTGTGATTTCTTTGCGATTTCTTGCTTGTATGATTTTTGAAGCTAATTTTTTTGATATAGAGCCTAAATCTCCATTTTCTCTAAAAATTTGCTCTAATTTTTCTTCAGAGTATGAATTTACAAGCTCTTTAGCGCTCAAACTTACATTTTGATCCATTCTCATATCTAAAAAATCTGAATTCAAAGAAAAACCTCTATCATTTTTATCAAGCTGCAAAGAAGATACTCCAATATCTGCCAAAATTCCTCTTAAATTTTGTGTAGAAATTTTATCTAGTATATCTTTAAAACCAAGATGATAAAAAGAAATTCTATTTGAAAAGTCATTTAAAAAATTTTTTGAAAAATTTAAAGCTTCTATGTCTTTATCACAAGCTATTAAATTTAAATTTGGATGAGCTTTTAAAATAGCACTACTATGCCCTCCATATCCTAGCGTGCAATCTAAAAAATCTCCTTGATCTAAATCTTTAAAAGCATCTAAAACTTCTTGTAATAAAACTGGTATATGCGGACTTTTCAAATCAAACCTTTTTATTTTTTAGTATAATATCTCAAGTAAGTTTAAAAAAAGGCCTTTTAGTGAATAAAGAAAATATTATTTCTCAAATTCAAATGCTTTCTTCGTCTATGTTTAAAAAAAATTTTTTTGGGATCTCTCATGGATCAATTTCAGCAAAACTTTCGCAAAGTTCCTTTATCATCAACAAAAACGATGCTTTTTTAAATCAAATTAATGAAAAAAATCTTAGTGTTTTAAAATTTAGTAAAGATTATAGCTGGAATGAAGCAAGCAGCGATTGTGAAATACACAAAAGCATTTATGAAAATATCCCTGAAGCTAAATTTATATGCTTTGCTTGTCCATCTTATACCCTTTCTATGAGTTTAAATCATGATTTTATTACCCCTCAAGATTATTTTGGTGAAATTTTTTTAGAAGAAATTCGCATTTATAATCCCAAAAATTACGAAGATTGGGAAGATAGATCTCAAACAGAAATTTATCGCTATATGTTAGAACAAAAACAAAATTTTGTAGTGGTTAAAGGATATGGAATTTTTGCCTATGGTAGAACAAGCTATGAGCTTGGAAAAATCATAGATTTAATTGAAAATTCTTGTAAAATCATTTATTTGGCTGAAACTAATTTATCATGATTTTAAAAAATTAATTTTTTATTAATCACAATTTATCTATAATTTGTGATTTAATTTATAATTATTTGATTGGGGAAAAAATGCTCACTTGGATGCAGCATCATAAAAAATATTTAGTTGTAACAATTTGGATTAGTGTTATTGCCTTTGTAGGTGCGGGTTTTGTTGGTTGGGGAAGTTACGATTTTAACACAGATCGTTCTAATGCTGTTGCTAAAGTTGGCGATGAAAAAATTAGTTATGATGAATTTAATCTTAAATATTCTCAATTATTTGCATACTATTCTCAGTTTAATGATGGAAACTACACTCAAGAACAAGCTTTAAAAGATGGTTTAGATACTCAAGCAATTAACGAGCTAATACAAGAAAAATTACTTCTATCTTATGCAAAGACTTTAGGGCTAAGCGTAAGTGAAGAAGAAATTGCCTATGATCTTGCTCATCAAAAGGTTTTTCACAACGAATCAGGTGTATTTGATAAAAATCTTTACTACAATATTCTTTCAAGAAACAATTACACTCCAAAAACTTATGAAAAAATGATTCATGATGAGCTTTTACTTAAAAAAATAAATGTTATTTTTAATATCCCTTTAAAAGAAGATGAAGTAGATATGTTTGCAGCAAGTTTTTTAATGCAAGATAAGTTAAAAATCCAAGCAATTTATGTCAATGAAAAAGATATTGTTATAGATGAAAAAGAGCTTTATCAAACTTGGGAAAAAAATAAACAATTATATAAAAGCGAACCAAGCTATGAATTAACAACTTATTTTTTAAAACCAGATTTAACACAAATTGATGAAAAAGAGCTGGCAAAATTTTATGAAGAAAATAAAAATGATTACAAAGATTTTAATGGAAAAATACTAAGCCTAGAACAAAGTAAAGAAAAAGTTCTAAAAGATCTTAATCTTGCAAAATTAAAACTTAAAGCAAATGAAAGCTATGTGGCACTAAGAAAGGGTGAGTTAAATTTTGATACAAATATTACTATTAAAAATACAGATATTTACTATCCTTTAGAAACTATACAAAAAAGTAAAGAAAAAGATTTTATCAAGCCATTTAAATTTAAAGATGGTTATATGATTGCTCAAATTTTAAAGATCAATCCTATACAAACTCAAACTTTTGAACAAGCAAAAAATGAAGTTAAAAAACTATATATCAAAGAAAAAACAAAACAAATATTAGAAGAAAAAGCTAAAAACGCATTAGAAAACTTCCATGGTATCGACATAGGAACTTACAGCAGAGATTCTAGTAAAAATAATAAAGTTAGTGATAGCATTATGAACAATACCGAATTTAGCGAATTTTTAGCACAAGTTTTTGATACCAATAAACAAAAATCTTATGTTTTGTTTGATAATAAAGCTATAGTTTATGAAATTACTGAGCAAAAACTACAAAATAAAGAAAAAGAACAAATTTATAAATTTATTATAGAACAAAGTGCAAGACAAACAAAACAAGCACTTTTAAAAGAAGAATTGTTAAAAAAATTAATCGAACTTTATCCAATCAAAAGATACTATAAAGGAAATGCAAATTGAACATCTTAGGAATTGATTTAGGCTCTGTACAAACTTGTGCAATCTTAGCTCAAAAAAGCGAAGAAGGATTAAAAATTATAGGTTTTGGTAAATCAAAATCTAGCGGTATAAAAAAAGGAGCAATTACTAATATAGAATTAGCTTCAAAGTCTATAGAAGAAGCAGTAGCAGATGCACAAATGATGTCAGGAGTGCATTATGATAAAGTAATTGTTTCCATATCTGGAGCATACGCAAAAAGCGTAGATAGCATAGGCGTTGTAAATATTCCAAATCAAGAAATAGGAATTAAAGAAATCCACAGAGCTGTTAGCACAGCTAAACATACAGCTAACATACCAAGTGGATATGAGATCATCCATGTATTGCCTTATAATTTTAAAGTTAATGATCTTGAGCATGTAGAAGATCCTTTGGGAATGAGTGGAAATCGCTTAGAAGTTTCTACGCATATTGTTATTTCTCAAGAAGTTCATATAAAAAATTTAAAAAAAGCAGTTGAGCTTGCAGATCTTAGAGTAGATAATATTGTTTTATCAGGCTATGCTTCATCAATTGCTTGTTTTGATGATAGCGAAAAAGAATTAGGCGCTGTCTTAATCGATATGGGTGGAGCAGTATGCGATATGGTCATACATGCAGGAAATTCTGTAAGATATAATGAGTGTTTGCAAATTGGCTCAGTTAATATTACTAATGATTTATCCATAGCTTTACACACTCCTCCAAAAGAAGCTGAAAAATTAAAACTAAATTACGCTTCTTTAGCACAAAATGAAAATTCTTTAATACAAATTCCATACATGGGAGATGAAAAAAGAAAAAATGAGGTTTCTATCGAAGTTATTTCCAATGTAATTTACGCAAGGATAGAAGAAACTATTATAATTTTAGCAAAAATGCTAAGTGATAATGCAAGTGCAAATCAAGCAGGAGCTGGTATAGTCTTAACCGGAGGTATGACAAAATTTGCAGGACTTGATAAACTTGCTTCAGCTTATTTTGATAATAAAGCTGTTAGAATAGCGAGTGCAAAAAAAGACACTATGGATGGCTTTAAAGAAATATTTGATGATCCAGAAAATAGTTGTGCAATAGGACTTTGTTTATATGGTGGTGGTTATTTCACCCCTTATGAGTTAGATTCTAATGAAAAGTTAAGATATAAAGGCGAGCCTGAAATCATCAATAAACAAATTAAACAAAATTTTGTCATAGAAGAAGATGAAGAAAAAGAAGAAAAATTAGAAGAGATTTTTCAAGATCGACAAATTTTTGATGAAGAAAAAGAAGAAACAAAAAAAGTTGAAGTGAAAAAAGAGAAAAAACCTAGTTCTTTTTCTAAAATTTGGAATAAAATTATAAACCAGTTCTAATTAGGAGAATACAAATGAGTGAATTTTTGGTAGAAGAAATGCAACACGCAAAAGGTGCAAAGATAAAAGTTATTGGCTGCGGTGGAGGCGGCGGAAATATGATTGATCATATGGTTAATATGGGCCTACATGATCTTGATCTTATTTCAGCAAATACTGATGCGCAAGCAATAGCTAAATCTCAAGCTAAAACAAAAATTCAACTTGGAGAAAAAAAGACCAAAGGTCTTGGGGCTGGTATGCAACCTGAAATAGGCGCAGAAAGTGCTAGAGAAAGTTTTGAAGAAATAAAAGCTGCATTAAGCCAAAGTGATATTGTGTTTATATCAGCCGGGCTTGGTGGCGGAACAGGGACAGGTGCAGCTCCTGTAGTAGCTCAAGCAGCCAAAGAAGCTGGAGCTTTAACAGTTTCAGTAGTTACTATGCCTTTTGCTTTTGAAGGAAAACAAAGAAAAAAACTTGCTGAAGCAGGTTTAGCGGAATTAAAAAAAGAAAGTGATTCTATCATTGTAATTCAAAATGAAAAATTACTTAGCATACTCCCTAAAAAAGCTGGTATCAAAGAAGCATTTAAACTAGTTGATGATATTCTCACAAGAGCTGTAAGAGGAATGGTTTCTATACTTTTAGAAGATGGCGATATCAATGTAGACTTTGCCGATGTTAGAACAGTTATGAGCCACAGGGGTTTAGCATTAATGGGCGTAGGTCAAGGAGAAGGTGAAAATGCTATCATGGAAGCATTAGAAAGTGCCATAGAATCACCATTACTTGATGGTATGACTATGAAAGGTGCTAAAGGTGTAATCATACATTATAAAGTAGGCCCTGAATGCTCACTTCTTGAAATTTCACAAGCTACACAAAGCATTAGCGATGAATCAGATGAAAATGCTAAAGTAATTTTTGGTGTTACTGCTGATGAGAGCATGGGAGATCGCGTAGAAGTAACCATCATAGCTACAGGTTTTGAAGATAAAAATGAAGTTCAAGCCAAAGAGCAAGAAGAAAGCAAAAAAAATTCATATATAAATTTACGCAAAGCTAGCGGTGGTTTTGATGAGGAAGTTATTTCCCAACTTGATGTACCAGCATTTTTGCGTCGCCAAATGGATTAATTTAATCCATTTATGAATCATACTTTATTATGTGATTTTTATGAATTAACTATGGCTTATGCTTATTTTAAACAAAATAAGCATAAACAAATAGTCTATTTTGAAGTTTTTTTTAGACAAGCTCCTGATAATGCAAAATATGCTATTTTTGCTGGTTTAGAACAAATTATCCAACATATACAAAATTTTTCTTTTACAAAAGAAGATATTGAATTTTTACAAAATACCAATTCTTTTAGTGAAGATTTTTTAAATTACCTAGCTAATTTAAAATTTAGTGGTGATATTTATAGCATACAAGAAGGTGAGTGTATATTTGCTAACGAGCCTATATTTTATGTTAAAGCGCCTATTATAGAGGCTTTATTATTAGAAACTTTTATACTTTTAACACTAAATCATCAATGCTTAATCACAACAAAAGCAAATAGAATTTTTCAAATTGCACAAGAAAAAATACTTTTAGAATTTGGCTCTCGCAGAGCTCATGGAGTAAATGCTGCTATAAATGGAGCAAGAGCTGCTTTTATAGGCGGATTTAACGCCACTTCTTGCACCCTAGCTGCAAAAAAATTCAATATCCCTTTAAGTGGTACTATGTCTCATGCGTGGGTACAAATGCATGATAATGAACTTGATGCTTTTAGATCTTATTGCAAAATTTATAAAGACAATATCACACTTTTGGTAGATACCTATGATTGTATCAATGGTATAAATAATGCTATTTTAATTTTTAAAGAATTACAAGCTAAAAAAACTTTAAAAAATTATGCTATACGCATTGATTCTGGAGATTTATTAAAACTTTCTAAATTAGCAAGAAAAATGCTTGATCAAAATAATTTAAAAAATTGTAAGATATTTGCAAGTAATGCTTTAGATGAAAACAAAATCGCACAACTTCTAAAAAACAAAGCTCCAATCGATGGTTTTGGCGTTGGAGAAAGACTTATCACTTCTGCAAGTTGTCCTGTTTTTGGAGCTGTTTATAAATTAGTAGCTGTAGAAAAAAATCAACACATCATCCCTAAAATAAAAATTAGCGAACATTCAAGCAAAACCACCCTACCTTCATTTAAAAAATTGATACGATATTATAAAAATGAAAAAATGGAATTTGATAAATTATATAATTACGATGAAAAAATAACTCAATATAAAAATTTACAAGCTAAAAATATACTAGAAATGATTTTTAAAAATGGACAATTAATATATAAAATTCCTAATTTATCTTCTATACAAAATTTTTATAAAAAAAATATTCAAAGTTTGAAATCTTCGCATAAAAGATTACAAAATCCAAGCACTTACAAAGTAAAAATTTCAAAAAAACTACAAGAGTTAAAAAAGAATTTAACTTTAAATTAATCTTTAGATCTTATTTTAACTTCATCTTCTACTTCAAGCAAAAATCTATCCACAAGCTCACCTTCTTTAAGCTTTGCTACCACTTCTCCATGTCTTATAACCAAACCTTGATTTTTGCCAAAAGCTATAGCCACATCAGCTCCTTTTGCTTCGCCTAATGCATTTACCACACAACCCATAACACTTATATTTAATGGCTCTTTTATATGCTTTGTTTTTTCTTCTACTATTTTTATAGCTTTTATTAAATCACTTTGTATTCTTCCGCAAGTTGGACAAGATATGATATTTACTCCACTTTTTTGAACTCCACTATCTTGTAAAATAGCTCTTGCTACACGAATTTCTTCTTCAAGTTCTCCTGTCATAGAAACTCTCATAGTATCGCCTATACCTTTTAAAAGTAAATTTCCTAGCGCTATAGAACTTTTTATAGTGCTATGAAATTTAGTTCCAGCTTCAGTTACCCCTAAATGAAAAGGATAATCACAAAGCGGGCGAAGTCTTTCATAAGCTTCTATAGTCTTTTGAGTATCTGAAGTTTTCATGGAAATTTTTATGTCAAAAAAGTTAAAATCTTCTAATAATTTTATATTATATTTTGCACTTTCTAGCATGGCTTCTATATTGTAGCCATATTTGTCAGAAAATTGCTTTTCTATAGAACCATGGTTTATACCTATGCGTATTGGAATTTGTCTTTGCTTACAAGCATTAACTACTTCTTTTATATTTTCTTTAGATCCTATATTGCCTGGATTTATTCTAATACCATCTATAAATTCAGCACAATACAAAGCTAACTTATGATTAAAATGAATATCCACTATCAAAGGCAATGGGCTTTTGGCTTTTATCTCTTTTAAAGCTCTTGCATCGGCTATATCTAAACATGCTAAACGAACTATATTAGCCCCAGCAAAATAAAGTCTATTTAACTGCTCTAAAGAACCTTCAATATCTCTTGTTTTTGTAAAAAGCATAGATTGCACAGAAATTGGTGCATCACCACCTATTAAAACATCACCTACTTTAATTTGTCTTGTTTTGTATCTTTTCATAACTTACTCTAATAATATTTTTATATAATTTTATAATATTTTTTAAAATCAAAAAATATTTTTTAACTAAAATCAATTGGATCTATATCACAAATTATATTTTTAAAATTTAGTGCAAAATGTTCTATTTTAACTAAATTAAAATAATCTTTACTTCGCACTAATACATAAAATCTCCACTTTTTATGAAGCATTTCAATAGCACAAGCACCGCTTCCTACTATTTCAACCTCATTCATTTGGCAAAATTCAAGCATTTTTTCACAAATTTGCATCGCATTGGTTTGATTTTCATCTTCAATTATTAATCTTAAAAGCCTTTTAAATGGCGGATAAAGCCCCTTCCTTGCGTTTAATTCATCTTCTAAAAAACTATCATAATCTTGTATATATTTTTCAAAAAAGACTTTATTTTTAGTTTGCAAAAGAACTTTTCCACACCCTTTTCTGCCAGCTCTTCCTGCTACTTGCATAGCTAAAGCTAAGGTTTCTTCCAAAGCTTTGAAATTTGGCCTAAATAAATACTCATCCAAACCCAAAATCACACTTAAATTTACATTATGATAATCATGTCCTTTAGCAAGCATAGAAGTGCCTACTAAAATATCTATTTTTTGCTGATTAAATTCTTTTAAAATAGTATTTAGCTTTTTTACACTACTAATTTCATCACTATCAAATTGCCTAATTACAGCATCAAATTCACTTAATTGCTCTTGCAAATTCTCACAAAGCTGTGCTGTTCCCATTTTTCTAGCTTCTAACATATTGCCTTTACAAGTTGGACAATACTTATCAATCTCTTTTGTAAAATTACAATAATGACATTTTAAAGCATTTTTATTTTTATGTAAACTTAACGCAATAGAACAAAATGGGCATTTTATGGCATTAGCACAATCTTTACATAAAATTTGCCTAAAATTTGCCCTTGTAGGTAAAAACACAACTGCTTGTTTTTTTTCTTTCAAAGTGTTTCTTAGCTCTAAAAGCAATTTAGAAGATACACTAAGCTCACTCTCATCATATAAAAACTCTTTTTTACTTTCAAAAAATGTCCCTTTTAGTCTATAAACTGGATGTTTATAAAAACTAGAAACACTAGGGGTAGCAGAACCTAAAAGTATTTTAATATCATTTTTCTTTGCTAAAAATAGCGCTAAATCTCTTGCATTAATTCTTGGATTATTGCTAGCTTTATAAGAATTATCATGTTCTTCATCAACTACAATAAGCCCTAAATTCTCAAATGGTAAAAACAAAGCAGATCTAGCTCCTGCTACCAAAAGAGCTTTAGAATTTGCTAAATTTTTTAAACACTCTTGTTTTTTGTTTTTAGAAATTTTAGAATGCCACAAAAAAAAATAATCTTCAAAATATACTTTTAATCTTTTTTCCATTTGTGGAGTTAGAGCAATTTCTGGCATTAAAAGCAAGACTTGTTTGCCTTTTTCTAAATACTCTTTTATCAAAGATATATAAATTTCTGTTTTTCCACAACCTGTATCACCAAATAATAATGAACTTTGATGATCTTTTATAAATTCCAAGGCTTGTTTTTGCTTGGCATTTAAATTAGGACAATTTTCTATGTGTATTTTTTTAGTTTGAGCATAAAAAGTAGTACTTTCAAACATCCCTAAGACAAAAGCGATTTTACTCGCATAATAATAAGCTATAAATTTAGCAAGTTCATATTGTAGGTTAGTAATTTTATTAGGTGTTAATCCTTTAATCTTTTGGGTTTTAAAATTTGGTTTTGTGCATTCTTTTAAGATTATGGCTTTGAGATTTTTTTTTCTAGCAAGATCAACTATAACCTCGCTTAAAGGCTCAATTTTTTCATCACTTTCATAGATTAAAGTATCAAGATAATACCCCTTTATAGCAAGTTCATAATATCTCAAAGCCCATAATCCTTACAATTTGAACTAACACACTCTAAAAATGCCTTTTGATTGTCATAAGAAAAATCCACATATTTTTTCGCATCAATAAAATATCTATATTTGGTATTTGCGATTTTCATCCAAGTTTTTTTACTAGAAACAATGGCTTGCTCTAAAACACTATAAGAGCAACAATTTCCACTAAGGCATGCTTGAATTTGCTCATTAGAGCAAGAAAAAAGTTTTTGATTTTCTACATTAGGTAAAGCCTCATCTAAAACTTTTGGAAAATTCACATTTTTATTAAATACAAATTGATTTTTTAATACAGCCAAAGATGAATTTATCATTTGAATTTCACTTTTTAAACGAATAATTTTCGCATCCATTTTATTA encodes:
- the rsmH gene encoding 16S rRNA (cytosine(1402)-N(4))-methyltransferase RsmH, with the protein product MKSPHIPVLLQEVLDAFKDLDQGDFLDCTLGYGGHSSAILKAHPNLNLIACDKDIEALNFSKNFLNDFSNRISFYHLGFKDILDKISTQNLRGILADIGVSSLQLDKNDRGFSLNSDFLDMRMDQNVSLSAKELVNSYSEEKLEQIFRENGDLGSISKKLASKIIQARNRKEITSAKELAKIIGDAKFHGRNVSLALLVFQALRIEVNDELGELKRLLDSIEKAKLKDCKVAIICFHSLEDRLVKNTFKRWEKDCICDEKAFRCECGKNHSLGKILSKKAISASKEEVRYNSRSSCAKMRIFHFR
- a CDS encoding class II aldolase and adducin N-terminal domain-containing protein codes for the protein MNKENIISQIQMLSSSMFKKNFFGISHGSISAKLSQSSFIINKNDAFLNQINEKNLSVLKFSKDYSWNEASSDCEIHKSIYENIPEAKFICFACPSYTLSMSLNHDFITPQDYFGEIFLEEIRIYNPKNYEDWEDRSQTEIYRYMLEQKQNFVVVKGYGIFAYGRTSYELGKIIDLIENSCKIIYLAETNLS
- a CDS encoding peptidylprolyl isomerase: MLTWMQHHKKYLVVTIWISVIAFVGAGFVGWGSYDFNTDRSNAVAKVGDEKISYDEFNLKYSQLFAYYSQFNDGNYTQEQALKDGLDTQAINELIQEKLLLSYAKTLGLSVSEEEIAYDLAHQKVFHNESGVFDKNLYYNILSRNNYTPKTYEKMIHDELLLKKINVIFNIPLKEDEVDMFAASFLMQDKLKIQAIYVNEKDIVIDEKELYQTWEKNKQLYKSEPSYELTTYFLKPDLTQIDEKELAKFYEENKNDYKDFNGKILSLEQSKEKVLKDLNLAKLKLKANESYVALRKGELNFDTNITIKNTDIYYPLETIQKSKEKDFIKPFKFKDGYMIAQILKINPIQTQTFEQAKNEVKKLYIKEKTKQILEEKAKNALENFHGIDIGTYSRDSSKNNKVSDSIMNNTEFSEFLAQVFDTNKQKSYVLFDNKAIVYEITEQKLQNKEKEQIYKFIIEQSARQTKQALLKEELLKKLIELYPIKRYYKGNAN
- the ftsA gene encoding cell division protein FtsA, which gives rise to MNILGIDLGSVQTCAILAQKSEEGLKIIGFGKSKSSGIKKGAITNIELASKSIEEAVADAQMMSGVHYDKVIVSISGAYAKSVDSIGVVNIPNQEIGIKEIHRAVSTAKHTANIPSGYEIIHVLPYNFKVNDLEHVEDPLGMSGNRLEVSTHIVISQEVHIKNLKKAVELADLRVDNIVLSGYASSIACFDDSEKELGAVLIDMGGAVCDMVIHAGNSVRYNECLQIGSVNITNDLSIALHTPPKEAEKLKLNYASLAQNENSLIQIPYMGDEKRKNEVSIEVISNVIYARIEETIIILAKMLSDNASANQAGAGIVLTGGMTKFAGLDKLASAYFDNKAVRIASAKKDTMDGFKEIFDDPENSCAIGLCLYGGGYFTPYELDSNEKLRYKGEPEIINKQIKQNFVIEEDEEKEEKLEEIFQDRQIFDEEKEETKKVEVKKEKKPSSFSKIWNKIINQF
- the ftsZ gene encoding cell division protein FtsZ, which codes for MSEFLVEEMQHAKGAKIKVIGCGGGGGNMIDHMVNMGLHDLDLISANTDAQAIAKSQAKTKIQLGEKKTKGLGAGMQPEIGAESARESFEEIKAALSQSDIVFISAGLGGGTGTGAAPVVAQAAKEAGALTVSVVTMPFAFEGKQRKKLAEAGLAELKKESDSIIVIQNEKLLSILPKKAGIKEAFKLVDDILTRAVRGMVSILLEDGDINVDFADVRTVMSHRGLALMGVGQGEGENAIMEALESAIESPLLDGMTMKGAKGVIIHYKVGPECSLLEISQATQSISDESDENAKVIFGVTADESMGDRVEVTIIATGFEDKNEVQAKEQEESKKNSYINLRKASGGFDEEVISQLDVPAFLRRQMD
- a CDS encoding nicotinate phosphoribosyltransferase, subgroup A, encoding MNHTLLCDFYELTMAYAYFKQNKHKQIVYFEVFFRQAPDNAKYAIFAGLEQIIQHIQNFSFTKEDIEFLQNTNSFSEDFLNYLANLKFSGDIYSIQEGECIFANEPIFYVKAPIIEALLLETFILLTLNHQCLITTKANRIFQIAQEKILLEFGSRRAHGVNAAINGARAAFIGGFNATSCTLAAKKFNIPLSGTMSHAWVQMHDNELDAFRSYCKIYKDNITLLVDTYDCINGINNAILIFKELQAKKTLKNYAIRIDSGDLLKLSKLARKMLDQNNLKNCKIFASNALDENKIAQLLKNKAPIDGFGVGERLITSASCPVFGAVYKLVAVEKNQHIIPKIKISEHSSKTTLPSFKKLIRYYKNEKMEFDKLYNYDEKITQYKNLQAKNILEMIFKNGQLIYKIPNLSSIQNFYKKNIQSLKSSHKRLQNPSTYKVKISKKLQELKKNLTLN
- the ispG gene encoding flavodoxin-dependent (E)-4-hydroxy-3-methylbut-2-enyl-diphosphate synthase, which produces MKRYKTRQIKVGDVLIGGDAPISVQSMLFTKTRDIEGSLEQLNRLYFAGANIVRLACLDIADARALKEIKAKSPLPLIVDIHFNHKLALYCAEFIDGIRINPGNIGSKENIKEVVNACKQRQIPIRIGINHGSIEKQFSDKYGYNIEAMLESAKYNIKLLEDFNFFDIKISMKTSDTQKTIEAYERLRPLCDYPFHLGVTEAGTKFHSTIKSSIALGNLLLKGIGDTMRVSMTGELEEEIRVARAILQDSGVQKSGVNIISCPTCGRIQSDLIKAIKIVEEKTKHIKEPLNISVMGCVVNALGEAKGADVAIAFGKNQGLVIRHGEVVAKLKEGELVDRFLLEVEDEVKIRSKD
- a CDS encoding primosomal protein N'; translation: MRYYELAIKGYYLDTLIYESDEKIEPLSEVIVDLARKKNLKAIILKECTKPNFKTQKIKGLTPNKITNLQYELAKFIAYYYASKIAFVLGMFESTTFYAQTKKIHIENCPNLNAKQKQALEFIKDHQSSLLFGDTGCGKTEIYISLIKEYLEKGKQVLLLMPEIALTPQMEKRLKVYFEDYFFLWHSKISKNKKQECLKNLANSKALLVAGARSALFLPFENLGLIVVDEEHDNSYKASNNPRINARDLALFLAKKNDIKILLGSATPSVSSFYKHPVYRLKGTFFESKKEFLYDESELSVSSKLLLELRNTLKEKKQAVVFLPTRANFRQILCKDCANAIKCPFCSIALSLHKNKNALKCHYCNFTKEIDKYCPTCKGNMLEARKMGTAQLCENLQEQLSEFDAVIRQFDSDEISSVKKLNTILKEFNQQKIDILVGTSMLAKGHDYHNVNLSVILGLDEYLFRPNFKALEETLALAMQVAGRAGRKGCGKVLLQTKNKVFFEKYIQDYDSFLEDELNARKGLYPPFKRLLRLIIEDENQTNAMQICEKMLEFCQMNEVEIVGSGACAIEMLHKKWRFYVLVRSKDYFNLVKIEHFALNFKNIICDIDPIDFS
- a CDS encoding type II secretion system protein, producing MQYKKAFTLIELIFCMIIIAILSALAYPHFSFNKMDAKIIRLKSEIQMINSSLAVLKNQFVFNKNVNFPKVLDEALPNVENQKLFSCSNEQIQACLSGNCCSYSVLEQAIVSSKKTWMKIANTKYRYFIDAKKYVDFSYDNQKAFLECVSSNCKDYGL